A region of bacterium DNA encodes the following proteins:
- a CDS encoding CapA family protein codes for MKRVALFALSLLVIVTLSVNSAQTQTRPGHSALDEPSTTLTILRTDEGFLLNWFPAAHLSYWAVLLGTSADMLNADTLAITSDTFYFHRYEEGVEALGFFRVDPVDFALPPDTGITLASFEDSPNLLSIAGEDLEPSGAEISDEDFYEGAHSLRMFGNSWKRIAIPPYSVGANTVWAVAAKLLRLGEIQAFGVADSVEVMYYILWGKEAPQSLRWNTAYEGWFENGVWNEVLFPIGEDWLGRFGYLPRITELRFVNDNDTVAVDGEVFFDEVRDVTETLPLPPVVQFSWNIQSHSHPDSIQVNFHSLAYDLDSPWLTHRWDFGDGTISSLQNPSRVYPAHSRHTVTLDVTDSDSRANWATQVVVDSPVTGLRQLWFAFTGDVITGRGYENNNGIIESWGVDTLFEPTYPWLQTADLTSMNLECPLTTATERHPTKGIVFKSRPANVSGLVNAGVDFVTLANNHVFDYLTAGMLETMYVLDTAGIVHNGSGMNDELARRVRFLSRNGLSIAMLSFSDRTGSYNNVQPFLDAARSRPGFAMWNRSAIESTVPAAGQLADFVVINTHSGSEYSLEPILQMQSEQEPFGDEDMLFELVPDTLERQIRQYAIDQGADLVIAHHPHIIQGFEVYNGKLIAHSLGNFIFDLTYAETMPTVILRTHFSEGVGVDAAVVHPAYINHWIPQPARGELARNILDYETEMSRRLGTWLIRPLGADSAFIVFDTLTTLRIPAFREDTLALAQSGSWWISEPHSLPDIGYPVSAEVLNGENFQIRYGRELLYFGNMEDEGANDWLLNSADEGYNTDFAHSGQRSIRLRRNTGVPQNVVANNEFRIRLLTSLQHSIVGYVRTENAASVAIQAQYYSLRSGGTLLSQVDIGTMLNGTTEWVKRSASLSPPGSTNFIVIRFTLSAPAANTGYAWFDDVSLVQWDDWQAEPASAPFPNDCHFVQVRSASASTQAVLRYRTDTLGGFPAALQRQAMQ; via the coding sequence ATGAAGCGGGTAGCTCTTTTCGCACTCTCACTGCTTGTCATCGTGACGCTGTCCGTGAATTCGGCGCAGACGCAAACTCGTCCGGGACATTCGGCTCTCGACGAACCTTCCACAACACTGACAATCCTGCGCACAGACGAAGGGTTTCTGCTGAACTGGTTTCCTGCCGCTCACCTGAGTTATTGGGCTGTTCTGCTCGGCACGTCCGCGGACATGCTCAATGCGGACACTCTGGCGATTACCAGCGACACGTTCTACTTTCATCGCTACGAGGAGGGTGTCGAAGCGCTGGGATTCTTCCGCGTCGACCCTGTAGACTTTGCTCTGCCGCCGGACACGGGGATTACTCTTGCGTCTTTTGAGGACAGCCCGAATCTCTTGAGCATCGCGGGTGAAGACCTCGAACCGTCGGGTGCCGAAATCTCAGATGAGGACTTCTATGAGGGGGCTCATTCTCTGCGCATGTTTGGAAATTCCTGGAAGCGCATCGCAATTCCGCCCTATAGCGTGGGAGCCAACACTGTTTGGGCCGTTGCCGCCAAGCTCCTGCGTCTCGGTGAGATTCAGGCGTTCGGCGTGGCAGATTCGGTCGAGGTGATGTATTACATTCTCTGGGGGAAGGAAGCTCCTCAGTCGCTCCGCTGGAACACAGCATACGAAGGGTGGTTTGAGAATGGAGTGTGGAACGAAGTGCTCTTTCCGATTGGCGAAGACTGGCTGGGCCGCTTCGGGTATCTGCCGCGTATCACGGAACTTCGGTTTGTCAACGACAACGACACGGTGGCAGTGGATGGAGAAGTCTTTTTCGATGAAGTCCGCGATGTAACGGAAACCTTACCCCTTCCCCCTGTCGTGCAGTTCAGCTGGAATATCCAGAGTCATTCGCATCCGGACTCCATTCAAGTGAATTTCCATTCACTTGCCTATGACTTGGATAGCCCCTGGCTGACGCACCGCTGGGATTTCGGTGATGGGACGATCTCGTCCTTGCAGAATCCCTCTCGCGTCTATCCCGCCCACAGTCGTCACACTGTTACACTCGATGTGACCGACAGCGATTCCCGAGCCAACTGGGCCACTCAGGTGGTCGTGGATTCCCCTGTGACAGGTTTGCGCCAACTCTGGTTCGCATTCACGGGGGATGTGATTACGGGGCGTGGATACGAAAACAACAACGGCATCATTGAATCGTGGGGCGTTGATACCCTCTTTGAACCGACCTATCCCTGGTTGCAAACTGCGGATCTGACCTCCATGAATCTCGAGTGCCCGTTGACAACGGCGACGGAACGGCATCCGACCAAGGGAATCGTTTTCAAGTCGCGTCCTGCGAATGTCAGCGGATTGGTGAACGCGGGCGTGGACTTCGTGACACTCGCCAACAATCACGTCTTTGACTACTTGACTGCAGGAATGCTCGAAACAATGTACGTATTGGACACGGCGGGAATAGTTCACAACGGTTCAGGTATGAACGACGAGCTTGCGCGCCGCGTGCGCTTCCTGTCGCGCAACGGACTATCGATTGCCATGCTGAGCTTCTCGGACCGCACAGGCTCATACAACAACGTGCAGCCGTTTCTGGATGCGGCGCGTTCGCGGCCTGGCTTTGCCATGTGGAATCGCAGCGCGATTGAGTCGACTGTCCCTGCTGCGGGTCAGCTGGCCGATTTCGTCGTGATCAACACACATTCGGGAAGCGAGTATTCACTCGAACCTATCCTGCAGATGCAGTCTGAGCAGGAACCGTTCGGCGACGAAGACATGCTCTTTGAGCTTGTGCCCGACACGTTGGAACGGCAGATCAGGCAATACGCGATCGACCAGGGCGCAGATCTCGTCATCGCACATCACCCGCACATCATTCAGGGATTTGAAGTCTACAACGGCAAACTTATCGCGCACAGTCTCGGCAATTTTATTTTCGATCTGACGTATGCGGAAACCATGCCAACGGTCATTCTGCGCACGCACTTCTCTGAAGGCGTCGGCGTAGATGCAGCCGTCGTGCATCCGGCCTATATCAACCACTGGATTCCGCAGCCGGCGCGTGGAGAGTTGGCGCGCAACATTCTGGACTATGAAACCGAAATGTCGCGCAGGCTTGGCACGTGGCTCATCCGTCCGCTGGGAGCGGACAGCGCGTTTATCGTATTCGACACGCTGACGACTCTGCGAATCCCCGCTTTCCGTGAGGACACGCTGGCATTGGCACAGTCGGGAAGTTGGTGGATATCCGAGCCGCACTCGTTGCCTGACATCGGCTACCCTGTGTCAGCGGAAGTTCTGAATGGTGAGAATTTCCAGATTCGCTACGGCCGCGAGTTGCTCTACTTCGGAAACATGGAAGATGAAGGCGCGAACGATTGGCTGCTGAACAGCGCGGATGAAGGCTACAACACGGACTTCGCACACAGCGGTCAGCGCAGTATTCGTTTGCGCCGAAATACGGGAGTTCCGCAAAACGTAGTCGCCAACAATGAGTTTAGAATTCGTCTCTTGACGTCGCTGCAGCACAGCATCGTGGGCTATGTTCGAACGGAGAATGCCGCAAGTGTCGCCATTCAAGCGCAATACTATTCATTGCGATCTGGAGGCACTCTTCTCTCGCAAGTTGACATCGGGACGATGCTTAACGGCACGACTGAGTGGGTGAAGCGCAGCGCATCGCTTTCTCCTCCGGGCAGCACGAATTTCATTGTCATCCGCTTCACTTTGTCCGCGCCCGCCGCCAATACGGGATATGCGTGGTTTGATGATGTCTCGCTTGTGCAATGGGATGACTGGCAAGCGGAGCCGGCTTCTGCACCGTTCCCGAATGACTGTCACTTTGTGCAGGTGCGATCGGCGAGCGCATCGACACAAGCAGTGCTTCGCTACCGCACGGACACGCTCGGCGGGTTTCCTGCGGCGCTGCAACGTCAGGCAATGCAGTAA
- a CDS encoding sigma-54 dependent transcriptional regulator codes for MTQSSRILIVDDEPDLLANCQMILSREGYEVRTMTDSLHVDQAVAEFDPDLLITDLMIPNRDGMEVLRQIKWSRSDLPVVMMTAFATVETAVEAMKEGATDYVVKPFAREQLVHAVKRALKERKLLQENHRLRHELAQHKGSSSIIAVDPAMREVMQMLARVGDTEASVLIQGESGTGKEIIARALHQASRRNGSPFLAVNCGALPANLVESELFGHEKGSFTGASTARKGMLEEAQGGTFFFDEITEMELAMQAKLLRVIQERTVRRVGGNREIPLDVRIISATNRDPQEAVQQRQFREDLYFRIAVVTLHVPPLRKRPDDIPALAHHFLKEIGDAYGRSLEGFTPQVLEIFQSYDWPGNVRELRNVVERAISLASKSVVREEDLPAQLQSTTKRVPQVDAQLTYDIAKARLLDQFQTQYFSQLLTEEKGNISRVATRAGVDRKTVYRILNQVGLAKSLD; via the coding sequence ATGACACAGTCTTCCAGAATTCTCATTGTTGACGATGAACCGGATCTGCTTGCAAATTGCCAGATGATACTGTCACGCGAAGGCTACGAGGTCCGCACGATGACCGACAGCCTGCACGTTGATCAAGCCGTTGCCGAATTCGATCCGGATCTCCTGATTACCGACTTGATGATTCCCAACCGCGACGGCATGGAAGTGTTGCGGCAGATTAAGTGGTCGCGCAGTGATTTGCCCGTCGTGATGATGACGGCCTTCGCAACTGTAGAGACCGCCGTCGAAGCGATGAAGGAAGGCGCCACGGATTACGTGGTCAAGCCATTTGCTCGGGAACAGCTTGTGCACGCGGTCAAGCGCGCGTTGAAGGAGCGCAAGCTGCTGCAGGAGAATCACCGCCTGCGCCATGAGCTGGCTCAGCATAAGGGCTCCTCTTCGATTATCGCGGTGGATCCTGCGATGCGCGAAGTTATGCAGATGCTCGCGCGCGTGGGGGATACGGAAGCTTCCGTATTGATTCAGGGAGAGTCGGGAACCGGTAAGGAAATCATTGCCCGCGCACTGCATCAAGCGAGTCGCCGCAACGGTTCGCCGTTTCTCGCGGTAAACTGTGGTGCGCTTCCCGCTAATCTGGTCGAAAGCGAGTTGTTCGGCCATGAAAAAGGTTCATTTACGGGAGCTTCCACCGCACGCAAGGGAATGCTCGAAGAAGCACAGGGCGGTACTTTCTTCTTTGACGAAATTACAGAGATGGAATTGGCAATGCAGGCAAAACTCCTGCGCGTCATTCAAGAGCGGACGGTGCGCAGGGTAGGTGGGAACCGCGAGATCCCGCTGGATGTGCGAATCATCTCCGCGACAAACCGTGATCCGCAGGAGGCCGTTCAGCAAAGACAGTTCCGCGAAGACCTGTATTTTCGAATCGCGGTTGTGACCCTGCACGTTCCCCCGCTTCGGAAGCGTCCCGATGATATCCCCGCTCTCGCCCATCACTTCCTTAAAGAGATCGGCGATGCGTATGGACGTTCGCTGGAGGGCTTCACACCGCAGGTTCTGGAAATTTTCCAGAGCTATGACTGGCCGGGAAACGTGCGTGAGTTGCGCAATGTCGTGGAACGCGCCATTTCGCTGGCGAGCAAATCGGTGGTCAGAGAAGAAGATTTGCCCGCACAGCTTCAATCCACCACAAAGCGGGTACCTCAAGTGGACGCGCAATTGACCTATGACATTGCCAAAGCGCGACTGCTGGACCAGTTTCAGACACAGTATTTCTCGCAATTGCTCACGGAAGAGAAGGGAAACATCAGCCGCGTGGCAACACGTGCGGGTGTGGACCGCAAAACTGTCTACCGGATATTGAATCAGGTGGGATTAGCGAAGAGTTTAGACTGA